The Lewinella sp. 4G2 nucleotide sequence AGAGGCCGATGGCCAGTTCGGGCCAGTTATTGGTGTTGTTTGCCATAATGCATCAGGTTGTTTTGGTTAAGAAATGCTTGGATGCTGGAAGGCTAACTGGAATTAGCCGGAAGTGTTCCGGCGGGCCTCACCTAACAAATTGAGTACGTGTAGATTGGGCGTCATTCGCTGCGGCTGCTTACTTTACCGTCCGCTTTCACCATCGCCCACCCACTCATGCACAGTTACCTCTCAGAATTTATCGGAACCGCCGTCCTCTTGCTCTTGGGTTGCGGCGTCAACGCCAACGTCAGCCTCAAGGGCACTTACGGAAAGGCAAGCGGCTGGATCGTTATTTCTTTCGGCTGGGCGATGGCCGTTTTCGTCGGCGTTTTCATCTCGGCCGAGGCCAGTGGCGCTCACTTGAATCCTGCCGTCACGCTGGCCCTGGCGATGGCCAAGGATTTTCCCTGGGCGGAAGTCCCCGGTTACCTGTTGGCCCAGGTGGCGGGCGGCATAACCGGTGCCAGCCTGGCGTGGTTGCAGTACCGGCCGCACTACGCGGCGGAGACGGAACCAGCTACTATTCTGGGCACCTTCAGTACGGGCCCCGCCATCAAGGATACCGTTTCGAATTTCGTGAGCGAGGTGCTCGCCACGTTCGCTTTCGTGTTGGCCGTGTTGTTCCTGGCCGGTCCTTCATTTGGGGATCAGGAGGTAGGCCTCGGGTCACTCGATGCCCTTCCCGTCGCCCTGCTGGTACTCGCTATTGGCCTTTCCCTGGGTGGCACGACGGGGTACGCCATCAACCCAGCGCGTGACCTCGGTCCGCGGATCGCCCACGCGTTTTTGCCCATCCCCGGCAAGGGAGGGAGCAACTGGGGCTATGCCTGGATTCCCATCGTAGGTCCCCTGGCCGGCGCTGCCCTCGCCGCGCTGGCGTTTTTGGCCCTCGCCTGATCCACCGTTTGCGAAGCAAGTAGCCAACCCGGCAGACGGAACACGCGGCAATCCTTCGCTACCTTTGCGCCGTGACGGTTGCCCTGACAATTATCCTGATTTTATGCGTACTTGGCGTGCTGCACACGTACGTCATTTACCCCTTCCTGACGATCAGGCGGGCGCTGCCGCAGGTAGAAAGAGATTGGAATGAACCCATCCCCACGGCTGACTGGCCACCGGTTTACGTACTGATGGCCGTCCACAACGAGGAAGCGGTCCTCCGGGAGAAAATGGAGTCACTCCTCACCCAGGATTACCGGGGTCAACTTAATTTTCTGATCGGCAGCGATAACAGTAGCGACGCCACCAACGATATTCTGAGGGAATACCAGCAGCGGGAATCCCGTCTCTCCCCTACCCTCTTTACTTCCCGCCAGGGGAAGCCCGCCATCATCAACCAACTCGCCCATCAGGCGGGGCCGGAGGGCGTTTACATCATCACCGACGCCAGCGTAATGCTGCGGCCGGACACCATCACCGAGCTCGTCCAACCGATGTTGCGGGATGAGCAACTGGCCGTCGTCGATACCACCATGGTCCAGACCGGCGGCACGGCCACGGGCATCGGCGCGGCGGAAACGGAATACATCGACCGTGAAGTCCAACTCAAGCGGGCCGAGGGTATGCTGTACGGAACGATGATTGGCCCTTTCGGTGGCTGCTACGCCCTGCGCGCCGCCGCGTTTCGCCCCGTACCGGATCGGTTTTTGGTGGATGATTTCTACCTGTGCATGTCCGCCTACGAATTAGGTTACCGCGGGATTAGCAGCCCTACGGCCATTGTAGAAGAAAGCGTCGGGCAGCACATCCACGAAGAGTTCCGCCGGAAGGTGCGCATAAGTAGTGGGAACTGGCAGAACCTGATTCGCTTTCGCAGCTTGTGGTGGTTCCCCACGAAATCCAAGTTGGCCTGGAGTTTCTTCAGCCACAAGGTCCTCCGATGGTGGACGCCCTTTTTGCTCCTAATTGGCGCTTTGGCCTGGCTGGGATTAGCCCTTTGCACGGGCAACCATTGGGTGTGGTTATCGTTTACTGTACTCAGCGGTTTGGTCCTCACGGGTGCGCTTGCGGACGTATTGTTGTCCGATGCTGGCATCCACGTCAGCGCCCTTCGAAAACTGCGTTATTTTTTGGCGATGAACGTGGCCCTCCTGGTCGGCTTCTACCGCTACCTCACCGGAATCTCTACCAATGTCTGGCAACCAAGCAACCGTCACTAGCCAAGCCGAAGCCGGCCGCGCTACCTACCAACTCAACACCATCGAAGAGGCCGTCGCCGACATTCGCGCCGGCAAAGTCGTCATCGTGGTAGACGACGAGGACCGTGAAAACGAAGGCGATTTCGTCTGCGCCGCCGAGCGGGTGACGCCCGAGATCATCAACTTCATGGCCACCTACGGCCGCGGGCTCATCTGCACGCCCATCGCAGAAGAACGGGCCGACCGCCTGGGGCTGACCAAAATGGTGGAGACGAATACGGACGTCCACGAAACGGCCTTCAGCGTAACCATCGATTTAATTGGCCACGGCTGTACAACGGGCATTTCAGCCTACGACCGCGCTACCTGCATTCGCCGTATGACGGAGCATTCCGCGAAACCTTCGGACTTCACCCGCCCCGGCCACGTCTTCCCCCTCCGGGCCGTCAAGGGTGGCGTGCTACGCCGCACCGGCCACACCGAAGCCGCCGTCGATCTGGCGACGATGGCCAACCTCTACCCCGCCGGCGTGATAGTAGAGATCCTCAAGCCCGACGGCGAAATGGCACGGATGCCCTACCTCATGGATTTGGCGAAGGAGCACGACCTCAAGATCGTCAGTATCGAAGACCTCGTAGCCTACCGCCTGCAGATGGAGCGCCTGGTAGAGTGCGAATTCAGCATGGACCTTGACACTCGCTACGGCCCCTTCAAGCTCTACGCTTACCGGCAGACGACGAATAATGACGTACACCTCGCCCTCACCCACGGGGAGTGGGCAGTGGATGAACCCGTCCTGACGCGCGTCCACTCCAGTACCTCCAGCCGCGACTTGCTGCACAGCCTTCTTTCGGGCTACAGCACTGGCCTCCACGGTCCGCTCGAAAAGATCAGCGAAGCGGGCAAAGGAATTCTTCTCTTCATGCGTCCCCACCAAGACGGTAGCGAGGTTATTGCCGGGCTGCGGCTCCTTAAGTCTCGCATGCAGGACGGTCGGAAGGCCAGCATCTCCCAGCCGGCCAGTATGGAC carries:
- a CDS encoding MIP/aquaporin family protein; the protein is MHSYLSEFIGTAVLLLLGCGVNANVSLKGTYGKASGWIVISFGWAMAVFVGVFISAEASGAHLNPAVTLALAMAKDFPWAEVPGYLLAQVAGGITGASLAWLQYRPHYAAETEPATILGTFSTGPAIKDTVSNFVSEVLATFAFVLAVLFLAGPSFGDQEVGLGSLDALPVALLVLAIGLSLGGTTGYAINPARDLGPRIAHAFLPIPGKGGSNWGYAWIPIVGPLAGAALAALAFLALA
- a CDS encoding glycosyltransferase; this encodes MTVALTIILILCVLGVLHTYVIYPFLTIRRALPQVERDWNEPIPTADWPPVYVLMAVHNEEAVLREKMESLLTQDYRGQLNFLIGSDNSSDATNDILREYQQRESRLSPTLFTSRQGKPAIINQLAHQAGPEGVYIITDASVMLRPDTITELVQPMLRDEQLAVVDTTMVQTGGTATGIGAAETEYIDREVQLKRAEGMLYGTMIGPFGGCYALRAAAFRPVPDRFLVDDFYLCMSAYELGYRGISSPTAIVEESVGQHIHEEFRRKVRISSGNWQNLIRFRSLWWFPTKSKLAWSFFSHKVLRWWTPFLLLIGALAWLGLALCTGNHWVWLSFTVLSGLVLTGALADVLLSDAGIHVSALRKLRYFLAMNVALLVGFYRYLTGISTNVWQPSNRH
- the ribB gene encoding 3,4-dihydroxy-2-butanone-4-phosphate synthase, coding for MSGNQATVTSQAEAGRATYQLNTIEEAVADIRAGKVVIVVDDEDRENEGDFVCAAERVTPEIINFMATYGRGLICTPIAEERADRLGLTKMVETNTDVHETAFSVTIDLIGHGCTTGISAYDRATCIRRMTEHSAKPSDFTRPGHVFPLRAVKGGVLRRTGHTEAAVDLATMANLYPAGVIVEILKPDGEMARMPYLMDLAKEHDLKIVSIEDLVAYRLQMERLVECEFSMDLDTRYGPFKLYAYRQTTNNDVHLALTHGEWAVDEPVLTRVHSSTSSRDLLHSLLSGYSTGLHGPLEKISEAGKGILLFMRPHQDGSEVIAGLRLLKSRMQDGRKASISQPASMDQRDFGIGAQMLRDLKVSKLRILSNNPKNRIGLEGYGLEVVEFVSM